The Mugil cephalus isolate CIBA_MC_2020 chromosome 19, CIBA_Mcephalus_1.1, whole genome shotgun sequence genome has a window encoding:
- the LOC124996273 gene encoding uncharacterized protein LOC124996273 has product MAAQNSKISSNYEDIISRSIQISSGSPSIYQLKPKKKEFGTLIKMTVGVRNLNKTNRTILLVGESGAGKSTLINSLVNYTMGVKFEDEVWFQIIEEEERSQAESQTSDVIVYEIFGFEDKTLPYSLTIIDTPGYGDTRGIERDLIISQRLFDLFRSEDGIHEINAVGLVMKASDNRLNDRLSYIFNSVMSLFGEDLEKKIITLMTHSDGRKPKNVVQALEDAKIKCATNEMNQPVHFLFNNCQSEDRTEEEEEENLQSADKISVRGMRAFTTFLEKTAPQKLMKTVDVLNERIRLTACIPNLEERIKLTEMKQNEINQIEEKLKKHKEEMKKNKKFTVEVDEVHKEKQRIGGGMWGLMFHKGAVCCTVCEENCHYPGCTMARKPEQCEVMYKGHCTVCTNKCPVTDHVKEKWKYVTKTRKVQKTEEEIKQKYEKNKSKHENKLSLLENLEKEMNQLRSEKSQLLDAAYQHVVKLEQIALNVDSVSTYVHLDFLIEKMKEGGDREKVQKLEEMKNTEDEGTRAALKYMKTKQDLENKLDDLVL; this is encoded by the exons ATGGCAGCACA GAACTCTAAAATCTCCTCAAACTATGAAGACATCATCTCCAGAAGTATTCAGATCTCTTCAGGATCTCCTTCTATCTACCAGCTGAAGCCAAAGAAAAAAGAGTTTGGAACTCTGATTAAAATGACTGTTGGAGTAAGAAATCTGAACAAGACCAATAGAACCATCTTACTGGTTGGAGAATCAGGAGCAGGAAAATCTACTCTGATCAACTCTCTGGTCAACTACACCATGGGAGTGAAGTTTGAGGATGAAGTCTGGTTTCAGAtcatagaggaggaggaaagaagtcAAGCAGAAAGTCAGACATCAGATGTGATCGTATACGAGATCTTTGGTTTTGAAGATAAAACTCTGCCCTACTCTCTGACCATCATCGATACTCCTGGATATGGAGACACCAGAGGGATTGAACGTGATCTCATCATCAGTCAAagattatttgacttgtttaGATCAGAGGATGGAATTCATGAAATTAATGCAGTGGGTCTGGTGATGAAGGCCAGTGATAATCGACTGAATGACCGACTGTCATACATCTTTAATTCAGTCATGTCTCTGTTTGGAGAAGACCTGGAGAAGAAAATCATCACTCTGATGACACACTCAGATGGAAGAAAACCTAAAAATGTTGTTCAAGCTCTTGAAGAtgcaaaaattaaatgtgcaacAAATGAGATGAATCAACCTGTTCACTTCTTGTTTAATAACTGTCAGAGTGAAGacagaacagaggaagaagaagaagaaaacctccAAAGTGCTGATAAAATATCAGTGAGAGGAATGAGAGCGTTCACTACTTTTCTGGAAAAAACTGCTCCACAGAAACTGATGAAAACTGTGGATGTTCTGAATGAACGTATCAGACTGACAGCCTGCATCCCAAACCTGGAAGAGAGAATCAAactgactgaaatgaaacagaatgagATCAACCAGATcgaagaaaaactgaagaaacacaaagaagagatgaagaagaataaaaagttcACTGTAGAAGTTGATGAGgtccacaaagaaaaacaacgtATTGGTGGTGGGATGTGGGGGTTGATGTTTCATAAAGGAGCTGTCTGTTGTACTGTCTGTGAGGAGAACTGTCACTATCCTGGATGCACAATGGCCAGGAAACCTGAACAATGTGAGGTCATGTATAAAGGTCACTGTACTGTTTGTACCAACAAGTGTCCTGTAACAGATCAtgtgaaagaaaagtggaaatatgTGACCAAGACGAGGAAAGTtcagaaaactgaagaagaaataaaacagaagtatgagaagaataaatcaaagcatGAGAATAAGTTGAGCCTTTTGGAAAAtcttgagaaagaaatgaaccaaCTGAGATCAGAGAAGTCCCAGCTCCTGGATGCGGCCTACCAACATGTTGTCAAGCTGGAGCAGATCGCCTTGAATGTTGATTCAGTGTCTACTTATGTCCACTTGGACTTTCTGAttgagaagatgaaggagggaggagacagagagaaggtccagaaactggaggagatgaaaaacacagaggatgAAGGAACCAGAGCAGCACTGAAATACATGAAGACTAAACAGGATCTGGAAAATAAGTTAGATGACTTAGTACTGTAG